In Litoribacterium kuwaitense, one genomic interval encodes:
- a CDS encoding 2'-5' RNA ligase family protein yields MQYGVVLFPSKRIQDEANSYRKRYDPRYSLIPPHITIKPAFELEQVDDFKKMLKQTVASLPPVDIQVKKVGTFNPVNNVIYFKVEKNDTLLQLYEALKPHPYPSDDAYAFVPHITIGQELSNDELFDVYESLRMTSFDFTEKIYRVHLCYQLENGSWSVDETYPLQGDVRDEDSMGRK; encoded by the coding sequence TTGCAGTATGGCGTCGTACTTTTCCCATCAAAACGCATCCAGGATGAAGCCAATTCCTACAGAAAACGCTACGATCCTAGATATTCCCTTATCCCGCCACACATTACGATTAAGCCTGCTTTTGAACTTGAACAAGTGGACGATTTCAAAAAAATGCTCAAGCAGACCGTAGCCAGTCTTCCTCCGGTGGACATCCAGGTCAAAAAAGTCGGTACATTCAATCCGGTCAACAACGTCATCTATTTCAAAGTAGAAAAAAATGATACACTCCTACAATTGTATGAAGCATTAAAGCCCCATCCTTATCCTTCAGATGATGCGTATGCATTCGTACCGCACATTACAATTGGTCAAGAGCTTTCAAACGACGAATTGTTTGATGTATATGAAAGCTTACGTATGACATCTTTCGATTTTACTGAGAAAATCTACCGGGTCCATTTGTGTTATCAATTAGAGAATGGTTCTTGGTCCGTTGACGAGACATACCCACTTCAAGGAGATGTAAGAGATGAAGATTCAATGGGCCGCAAGTGA